GGGAGCATTATAGGAGCGAGCTCGGTGAGCAATAAGGGCGCTTACACTCGACCGAAGCCGACTCATCTTTTTGAGAGACGGGAAAAAAGGCGAACGCGCGCCCACTGCACCAAACACCGTTGGGAAAACgtgaaaaacaacacagagcaCGTGAATATTTAGTCGCCAAATTCCCCGCTTACCGATAAGTAGTTTTTCCAAGTCGGTTTTTTAGATGCCGTTCCTCTCCGCCTGCTCGCTCTCGCAGCAGTGTGTTAATCCAGCGTGAGTGAAAAAGCCGGAGTACCGGGGGaccctttcaaaataagacgGCCGGCTCGCCACCGCCATAGACGTACAGCCGTCGGCGCAGGTTTGACTTTGTCGCTCCGTGGAAACGATGAGTCAGTGCGGCGCCATGTTGTGAGTGGCATGTCGCCTTGGAAACCAACGCCGAGGAATGCGGCGTACCgcttgaaagtgaaaaaaaaaaaaaaagcacaaacgTTGAATATCAGCAAACAATGATGAGCCATACGgtgaaaaataatgtattttagaaCTAATAATGGCGATATGTCAGACAAATCAATGCGTAGGTCTTCAAGTCAACGTATACAATgctcacttttttaaatttacctctgaaaatacaacaaaataaaaaaatatataaaaattaataaataaaataataataatagtaattgctcttattattattattattattattattattattattattattattattattattattattattattatgtctaTGCTGAGGAAATGATCTTTTTGTCCCTGAACTACGTCATTTAATTTCCCTATTTAATTTTCCTCTGGGatgaaaattattaatatttttaattaaattgcagaagttatttaaacacatttgtgtgctattattatttttgttgttcatcTACTACAACTATTCCCTCCTTTTTATTGGTATCATCAGTAATACTGGTGCCTTCACAGGCTATCTCACACTTTTCAGAGTGTAAGAACATGAGACCTTGGGATTTTATTGGTCTCTAACTACAGATCAGAGTGACTCAAATTCAAATGTGTTAGAACTTATTTTTCAAACTACAACTACTTCTAGATTAAAATATTCTTGTAGATTAAATTATTCACAATGTCTGTGACAGACGTGCAATATGAATGTCATGTCTTATTTAACAGATGTGGTGTTTTATTGAGTAGCTAATGATGATTTTTAAAGAGTTATCAGTAACTCTCAGGTTTCAGCAAAAACGTTTTTCCCCATTTCTAGTTGGAAACATTAACATCAACCGAAACACAAAAGACGAAATGATGTATTTTACgtcacattttgcattttgtgtgtCCAAAGAAAATGCCTGTCTTCAACATGGCGGCGACGTTGACGCTCACGCGGCTTCTACTTCGTCCAAATCTGTGGCGCCAACCGTCGCCCAGGCAACAAGCGGGACCTTTACTGTGGAGGGTCGAGTCGCCGAACTTCCCTTAGCGTGACGCGCTTTTCCTTCACGACCTCGATCCAATATGGCACAAGTGTCCACTGCGCATGTTCTGCCGCCTATATGCCTCTGAGCCTggcttcatcatcatcatcatccggACTTccatcttcacacacacacacacacacacacacacacacacacacacacacacacacaccccacacacacacacacacacacacaataaaacatctgacGAGCAGAGTGGAGACGAAAAATTATAACAAGcacacaaaatgaaagaaagatcCCGACATTTCCCGCTGACATTCATTTACAGTAACAGAAATGGTCGTCAGGGGAGGGtgtgcttcttttctttttttttttttttttttttaaatccccaGCGGAATTTGGACTTATAGTTGATGGTTCAGCTGAAATGAACTGCTCGCATTCAGGCTAATCGGCCCCACTTTCGATAAGTGTGTCGTATCGTTCCCGTCAAAAGCAACACACTTCGAGATAAAGAAGTCGGCAGAATGTTGTTAAAGATGAACgagttgctttgttttccttccttgGGGCTTGGGGGGAAGCATGTGATATAAAGATGAGGGTGAGTTAgtacttttaattaaatcacaTCACAGCACATTGTGATCCCGCACAACACGCTGCTCACCGATGGAAAGtcgtatttttttatattttcggAATAGAGGGCGGGAGAAACTGCTGGAAATATGCGTTGACGGTGTGAGTGCAACGCTCAAAGTCCGTCCATTTATCACTGCAAACGCCCTTCCTCGACCAAATAAGTGCATTTTCTCCTCTGTGAAACCCGCTCCTATAGAACCTGAAACACATTTTGCAGCTCACTCGAACGAttagtaaaggaaaaaaaaaaaaaaaaaggcttctgCTGAAAAATAATCCTCCACAATAGACCAACCCTTCGCCTGTTATGAcaaaaggaggagagagagagagaaaaagaagagaaccCAGCCGACAGGAATACACTCTGGTGGAATCAaccatgaaaataaaacaaagtgtctCGCTTTAACTGCGAAGAGCAATGAATTCATCAAAGGGGAAGGAATTTATTTCctaattcatttatttgttcaacAAAAGTAaaggtgctgctgctgttgcgaAGCATTTTGGGAAAAAGGCGACACCAAATGAGAAGctgcgtttttttttgttgtttttttttagtgcgAACACATCATGCGTCTTTGTTTTTGACCGTGCCATTTCCTAATGAGGACAATCCATCACAATTGTACTTCCATTTTAATGCTACGGAAGGTTTTAAACCACATGTTTGCAGGgagaaatgtcttttaaaaatgaacactgTGGTTTGTGGATGCGCACACTTCTGGTTTTGTTGGACATCCCGCGGGAAACGGTGAGACACCGCCGGGGTCCAGACTGAGAGGACGAGGACGGGTCACACACGAGGCGTGCGCGACGCGAGCACGTTTCTCCCTCGTCTCCTTTGTGGCCGCTAGATGGCAGCCTcggtttttgtgtgtgtgtgttttcttgagTTGAGCTCTCAGGTCCCAAATCATTAAAATTAGTAtagtatggagtgaaaatagtgtcaaaataGTATAGCGCTatggaaaacatttgagctgTGTTTTGTcgaactgttgtttttttttttgtttgaatttttgtgAGGGAGAACAAAGAACTGAATCAGAAATGGATCAACAGAGTGAGAAATTACagagaattgttttttttttattacattttatcacattgtAAAAGGGTAAACGTGATCACGTTCGCTTTATAGCATTTTCTCTATAACTTCCTTTCAGCATGTAAAATCACACAGATATTTGTCACATATTTCTAAACCTCAACCGGGGGTGAGTCCCATTTAATTTCTCTATGTACAAATAACAAGACTAAATACAATGGCTATCAAAGGTTTACAAGATAAATCATGCCAGTGTTTATTCTTCATGTAATATGACATGTACCCTGTACaattcagttgaaaaacaaacaaaactgcttCTAAAATACGTAAATACACAATAACCTGTTTGTCTAAGTTTGCTCACCATCAAACTAAACTTTCCGTCATCAGGTGAGCCCACAGATTCATTCCCAGACATTCCAAAgctaatttttctttcataaagttGTGGATTTGGAGGACAGCTTGGACTCGCTGGGATCATGGATGACAAAATCCCTTTTCATCTTCCAACTTTTTAGCAAACAATACACTCTTTTGAGTCAAAGCCGACTGGTGTGTGGAACTGTTCATGACTTTCATCAACCCCGGTTCATAGGAAAGCTGAATTTTACAAACTGGTTCctcaaatacaaaatgttttcagttaaacAGATTTCAGTGTCTCGTTGAAGACGCCTCAAATCCAAAGCTAATCAAATGCAACGTGGACAGTAGATGAGAAGGAATGTTCAATTTACAAGTATATTTATTCAGAATCATTTGTAAAAGATGGACATTTCAAAAGGACTCCATTGAAATCAAGCAGTAAACAGCCGAACACATTATTTGTTTAGACAGAGTTGCATCATTTCCCTGTTAAATCCCagtatttaaatattgtaaCATACATATGACATAGTAAAGATCTGCTCTCACACAGAAATGCCACTTCTCTTATAAAACAACATTCTTTATTGCATACGGACGTACAGGTGTGATATTAAACGCATGCCGCGCATTCTTCCACCGAGTTTCACGAGGACCCAGAGAACTTCACTTGTACTCTCCTTTATTTTGATATACAGAGTGATATTTCATGTCATACTTGTTTTACataaagacagaataaaatattaaaaacagaacaaaacataaagGGATAAGAGAGGAAAGCAACGACAGTAAAATGTTCATGGCATAAACGCTTCAGTTCAGATCAAATTTATACCTTCGACACTGTTACAGTACATTTCATTCCAAATGGGCTAAACCGGCTGCACCAACAAAACAGCAGCGGCAACAACCTGTAGCACCATTTTGCATCTAAAAAAACCAGAAAAGCATCTCAAAAGTCCTTATAATCTCTAACCGGGTGCAAAAAGTGCTGCAACGAATATGATCTCCGCGTACATTCAACTCCCATAGTTTGCATGTGCAATGTCAGGTTTATACAGTGTCGCTGTTTCATAAAATCAAAGTGTGAATCTTGTGCCTGCGTATTAAAGAGTTGTGATACGGTACACGATGAATGAAGAAAACACGATTAACAAATGAAGACTAAACTGGCAACTGATTTGTACCCCttagcagaaacaaaactggtCCACGAATCCTGAAGCTTCGCGCTCCGTTGGAAACCTGCGCCGTCTGACGGAGGAGACGAGACAACGCACATTTCCAGCAAACGTCGTTTTATCTCCTGATGTATCAGAGGAACCATAAAGCTTACAATCAGGCTCAAAAGTCACTTGACCCCTACACCACATGAAGATAAACAGAATAACATAAGAGCCTACTTCCGTGTCCTGAGCTAACACTTTAGTTTCTGTgagttttttcttctattttcttaTCAGTTGTTCCATTTTGGGGTTGACGAAGGAAAAGTCTCTAAATGCAGTCTGGTCCATGGTTTCAAGGAGCTTCTTGTCGCAGTTAGTGAGGCGGGGTTTCTCGCTGAGGAAGTCCCTATCAAAGTTGCTGTAGTCGTTGGGAGATTTCTGTGGGcacaaaggaacaaaaacaaaaggagctCAATGAGTTTCACAACAGCCGCTAATCGGGACAGATGCAGACGCAGCTGCAACGCCATTAATGAAGTTCAGTAAGTCAATTCAATAAGTGGAACCCATTATGTAGATCCACTCCTAAGTGGTATATTTCCATTAAGTTTCTCAAAAATCTAAAGTAACttgagacataaaaaaattatattataattaattttaattccaCAAATGTCTTGGTCAGTGCTCCTTAGCAATTGGCCTGTAGCACTGCTGAGGTGTCAGGAAGCCTATGCTGCTTTAAATAACCCATGAACAATTgatacttttcctttttttttttttgttttgtctgcacaattttttccttccactcaacttttcatTAACATGCTTGCAGAATTACAGACTTCTTTAGTCATGGCCTTTTGTGGCCAGtgactgtctgctggacaacAGTGACAATGAACAGTTTATTCAGCAACTATTTTGTATGGAAAATACTTCTTTATTACTACGATATTCCAATTTCCAAGGAGCacattttgtttcctgtctcctgcTTTACTGTGCACTTCTAATATATTCCCATACCACTTTGGGCTTGTGCGGCGGCTCCACTTGTCTGTTCTCCAGCGCCGACCAGTTGATTAACTGAAAGAAGCTGTGGGCTCTGATGTCGCCGACCACACCCAACCTGCGACTTGGCTCTCGCACAAACAACTGAAAAGAAGGACAGGAGGAAATACAACTGAATTGCAAACGACAGAAATGTAGAGTGTGCGATCCTACTCTTGACACTACTAATTATTCACCTGCTCAAGTAGGCTCCTTGACTCGTCGGTGATCCACTTGGGGTAGTTGGGGGCATCCAACCGGATGGATTCAAACAGCTCGTCCTCATTGTCACCGTGGAATGGCGACTGACCAATCAGCATCTCGTAGACGAGCACACCGAATGACCACCAGTCTACTGAGAAGGTGTACTTCTGTCCAACCAGGATCTATGAAAGAAGAGACAAGTGGAGTTGCGTCGCGTGCAGGTGCAATATTCGTAAAGGCCACCAGGAggcacacaaacatttatttatataataatacaaataaaagaagagtAAGGTTTGGCATTTAAATGAAGTAACAGAATATATGAGGATATTTGTTGAGGAGACCCGGACTAACCTCGGGTGCGATGTAGTCCGGCGTCCCACAGAACGTTCCGGTTTTGTTCTCTGCAGAGATGTTCTCTTTGCACATGCCAAAATCTGCTATTTTGATGTGTCCAGAACTGTCCAGCATAACATTATCCAGCTTCAAATCTCTGTAGACAAACAGACATATGCACGTCAAATGAGACAGTTTTCCCAGGTTGATCGTAACGCCCCGGAACCAGAGTCCTACCTGTAGATGATTCCTTGTGCGTGAAGGAACTGAAGCCCTACGACGATCTCAGCAGCATAGAACCTACGGGGAAAATTCAAACCGTGTCACGTCGATTGAGACGGCTTTGCACCTGCAAACCTTTGCGTCACAGGTTGGGTGCGTACTCACGTAGCTCTGGTGAGATCGAAGCGGCCTTTCTCCTGAATGTGAAACATCAAGTCGCCTCCGTTGAGGAACTCCATCACGAAGAAGAGGTGCTCCTGTGAAAACGAGATATAACTGTCAGCTCACAAATGGGATGTGAAGAGCACAAGTGGAGGGCGTGGGGGTGCGGTGGGGGGGCGTTCAGATAACACAGGCTGGGTTTGTGTGGCGTTATCTAACGAACAGCTGGGAATTGTCATTCTTAGCAATAAAGCCTCAGTTTTGGGTTGGGCTTGGTTTTCTCATGCAGAGGAAACCAAACGAGAATGGataatataaaattatgttaatcTACTTATTATCATGTAAATAGAGGAATAGATAGCTTAACCTGTTGAGGAAATAAAGTAAGTAGTAACTGCAACAAGTGCAGAGGGGTGCGTACGCATGTGGAAAGGATCGTTTTAATCGCACATCCCAGATGATTTGTACTTGACTCACCCTGGTGCTACAACAAGCGCCAAGACGGAGCGGGAAGACGTTAAGCATAAGCTAAAAAAATGGGAGACGTTTCACTGCTTACTTAGCTGGTTGTCTAAAAATGAAACGAAAGCTAAAATAATATGCTGCTTGTGGCTTTAATTAAAGTAAACCTTTAGGCCCCATCTACACTCTAATTTATTCCTCATTAGTTTACCATGATGCAAGTAGAGAAACCTGTTTTACTAACAGAGATGTGCAATACCCTGCAACAGCATCGGCCTACAAGCACAAACTTTTAGAGAATTGCGTGTTGGACCAGCAGAAGGTAGtgcaaaattgtgaagtggaaggcaGCAGGAGTGTTCTTACTTTAGTCTGGAACGTGGAGTAGAGGTGAGTGAGGAAAGGATTGTTCCACGCAAGGCTCAGGACTCTTTTCTCCACCATGGTGCACTCAACGTCGTCGTCCATGAGCACCACATCCTTCTTCAGGGCTTTCACGGCAAAGTAGAGACCAGACCCCTTCAGCTCTGCCAGCATCACCTGTAGGTGCGGGACGTTCGGAGAAGCACGTAGCTTTAATAACCACCGGGCCGTCATGTTATCCCAGGATGAGGTTGTTTAAGGACGGACACAGCAGGGCATACCTTGCCAAAGCTACCTTTCCCCAGAACTTTATGGAGTATAAAGTTGTCCAATTTGAGATGGAGGAGCTGGGAGGTCGGGGCTGGGGTTGGGTCTTGTGCCGGGGTCGTGGCAGGCGGCGGCGGCCTCACGCTCTTGGGTTTCTGGCCagctaaaaatacacatttggACACTTTGAGTACATGACTATGTATGTAGATACCCACGCAAATTCCGATCAAAGCGTTGCAGTTCAAGAATATatttcaaagaataaaacaaactataCAAGGAAGATGAAAGTGGATGTTTAACTCTTACCTTTAGGATCTGTAATTATGCTCCTGTCTTCATAAATCCCAATATCTGGATCCTCTTCCTCCTGGGTGTCGTTTTTCTGCagtgaacattttttatttgtcattttgggTGAGCATCaacatggatttttaaaaacaatcgaGTACAAAGCTCAACTCTCCACCCACCGTGGCAAACTGGGCCAGAACTTCTGCGAACAATTTCTGGTCGACTCCACACATATTGGCCACTTTCACCTGGCAGTAACTATGGACGTTCATGTTACACGCTGGACGGAGGATGAAGCGTGAGGTAGAAGTGAGGATGTTAGCACCACAGCAGAGTTAGAAGACAGATGtatacaaatgacaaaaaggcGTTTTGTGGGATTCACCGTCGCATTTCAGGCCCTGTCTCACGAGACCCCACAGGAGACTGCCGCAGTGGTCACAGAACGTGGGGCTCTTGTAGTTGTAGAACTTGAAGCGATGCGGCACGTTGACGTTGAAACGTTCGCTCTGGAACTGCGTGAACAGAGATTAGAACGCGTCAGCTGGCTGTAggtaaaaagtcaaaatcaaaCACTCGTATTTTTATTGGTGTGACGAATAGTGCAGATGAAGAATAATTTTCAAATCATTGGTGAAAccacagcaggaaaaaaaggaaaatattgatGAAAGTCTCGCTGCCGTTGCCAGATCTGACGTTGACGTTTTTGCTGCAAATCATTAACTCCGCTCACCATGGTATCAACGCTGTTTGCTGCTGTTCCAGTGCAATTGTAGATGATTTTCTCAAAGCACTTCTTGTGGATGGCTGCATTGCATTCTGGGACAAACGACATGTA
Above is a genomic segment from Xiphophorus couchianus chromosome 20, X_couchianus-1.0, whole genome shotgun sequence containing:
- the LOC114135381 gene encoding protein kinase C delta type-like gives rise to the protein MAPFLRFTLQGYDMGALGPVDGTPTCAVRIKESVSTERGKTLVQKKPTMYLQWKSSFDAHIYEGRVIEVILLKGSDEPLAKVTLGMSTLTERCKALKNKNQTEFWVELHPSGRIQISLQHFLEDTDIGKPSTKAPPPEGVMTLNRRRGAVKQQKIHGIKNHEFIATFFRQPTFCSVCREFVWGLNKQGYKCKQCNAAIHKKCFEKIIYNCTGTAANSVDTMFQSERFNVNVPHRFKFYNYKSPTFCDHCGSLLWGLVRQGLKCDACNMNVHSYCQVKVANMCGVDQKLFAEVLAQFATKNDTQEEEDPDIGIYEDRSIITDPKAGQKPKSVRPPPPATTPAQDPTPAPTSQLLHLKLDNFILHKVLGKGSFGKVMLAELKGSGLYFAVKALKKDVVLMDDDVECTMVEKRVLSLAWNNPFLTHLYSTFQTKEHLFFVMEFLNGGDLMFHIQEKGRFDLTRATFYAAEIVVGLQFLHAQGIIYRDLKLDNVMLDSSGHIKIADFGMCKENISAENKTGTFCGTPDYIAPEILVGQKYTFSVDWWSFGVLVYEMLIGQSPFHGDNEDELFESIRLDAPNYPKWITDESRSLLEQLFVREPSRRLGVVGDIRAHSFFQLINWSALENRQVEPPHKPKVKSPNDYSNFDRDFLSEKPRLTNCDKKLLETMDQTAFRDFSFVNPKMEQLIRK